The proteins below are encoded in one region of Natronobacterium texcoconense:
- a CDS encoding DUF7573 domain-containing protein encodes MTDDASLSEFTAETDSDTDDEAVGSEPETESPEGDDVSGSALSTYAWGDHECERCGDDSERVWRDEDAFVCPDCKEW; translated from the coding sequence GTGACCGACGACGCGAGCCTCTCTGAGTTTACGGCGGAGACCGATTCTGACACGGACGACGAGGCCGTCGGATCGGAACCGGAGACTGAATCGCCGGAGGGCGACGACGTCAGCGGGTCCGCGCTATCGACGTACGCGTGGGGCGATCACGAGTGCGAGCGGTGTGGTGACGACAGCGAGCGCGTCTGGAGAGACGAGGACGCGTTCGTCTGTCCTGACTGCAAGGAGTGGTGA
- a CDS encoding 5,10-methylenetetrahydromethanopterin reductase, whose amino-acid sequence MTRNTDEPTWGIELTPEHSPDRMASLATLAEDEGFDVAFTSSHYFNRDPFVVCSRMAEATEEIRLGPGIVNPYETHPVRLAAQTATIDEVSDGRAVFGVGPGDRSSLANLGVEHDRPLRRVLETFDVARDLWDGETVTHDGTFTARDASLNLEPTSDEIPVYVGAQGPHMLRMSGKHADGVLINAAHPRDLEWAAGQIEQGLEERPDDYGEFESLAFASVSVAAEEDEAREAARPPVAFIVGGAADPVLERHDIDREAAAAVSEALEAGDLPEAFGHVTPEMVDAFCIAGTTETVAEQFEAALEHVDGIVVGSPLGPDLEDAIERASDALEQATSGGPSLN is encoded by the coding sequence ATGACACGCAACACCGACGAACCGACCTGGGGTATCGAACTGACGCCCGAACACTCGCCCGACCGGATGGCGTCCCTCGCGACACTCGCGGAGGACGAGGGGTTCGACGTGGCCTTCACGAGCAGCCACTACTTCAACCGCGACCCCTTCGTCGTCTGCTCGCGGATGGCGGAGGCGACGGAGGAGATCCGACTGGGGCCGGGGATCGTCAACCCCTACGAGACCCATCCGGTACGGCTGGCCGCACAGACGGCGACGATCGACGAGGTCAGCGACGGCCGCGCCGTCTTCGGCGTCGGGCCAGGCGACCGATCCTCGCTCGCGAACCTCGGCGTCGAGCACGACCGGCCGCTGCGACGCGTCCTCGAGACGTTCGACGTCGCCCGTGATCTGTGGGACGGCGAGACCGTCACCCACGACGGCACCTTCACTGCCCGGGACGCCTCGTTGAACCTCGAGCCCACATCGGACGAGATTCCGGTCTACGTCGGCGCACAGGGACCACACATGCTCCGGATGAGTGGCAAGCACGCCGACGGCGTCCTGATCAACGCCGCCCACCCGCGTGACCTCGAGTGGGCGGCGGGACAGATCGAGCAGGGACTCGAAGAACGACCCGACGACTACGGCGAGTTCGAGTCGCTCGCGTTCGCGAGCGTCAGCGTCGCCGCAGAGGAAGACGAGGCCCGCGAAGCCGCGCGCCCGCCGGTGGCCTTCATCGTCGGCGGCGCAGCCGATCCAGTGCTCGAGCGTCACGATATCGATCGCGAGGCGGCAGCAGCGGTCAGCGAGGCGCTCGAGGCTGGCGACCTCCCCGAGGCGTTCGGCCACGTCACGCCGGAGATGGTCGATGCGTTCTGTATCGCCGGGACGACGGAGACGGTCGCCGAGCAGTTCGAAGCGGCGCTCGAGCACGTCGACGGGATCGTGGTGGGGTCGCCGCTGGGTCCGGACCTGGAGGATGCGATCGAACGGGCGAGCGACGCGCTCGAGCAGGCGACTAGTGGCGGTCCAAGCCTGAACTGA
- a CDS encoding coenzyme F420-0:L-glutamate ligase encodes MELTPVTDLPEIRPGDDLAELIADRAGDDLESADVLTVASTVVSKAEGRTADLEDYPVSGRAQEIADRIEDVAGEEKDPRFAQAVLEESTELLIEAPFLLTETRFGHITVNAGIDRSNVPDHDLLLLPERPGESAERIRRGLEDLGLSDVAVVVTDTCGRPFRHGQRGVAIGWAGMPASRDWRGERDRDGRELGVTVQSVVDELAAAANLVTGEGADGTPAVVVRDWDFGDLEGSDELFRSVEDDLVRKALREWEFDQ; translated from the coding sequence ATGGAACTGACGCCAGTGACGGACCTGCCCGAGATCCGTCCCGGCGACGACCTCGCCGAATTGATCGCGGATCGGGCCGGGGACGACCTCGAGTCGGCGGACGTGCTCACCGTCGCGAGTACGGTCGTCTCGAAGGCGGAGGGACGGACGGCCGACCTCGAGGACTATCCCGTCAGCGGCCGCGCCCAGGAGATAGCCGACCGGATCGAGGACGTCGCGGGCGAGGAGAAGGACCCGCGGTTCGCACAGGCGGTCTTGGAGGAGAGTACTGAGCTGTTGATCGAGGCTCCCTTCCTGCTGACGGAGACGCGTTTCGGCCACATTACGGTCAACGCGGGGATCGATCGGTCGAACGTGCCCGATCACGACTTGCTGTTGTTGCCCGAACGACCGGGCGAGAGCGCCGAGCGAATTCGGCGAGGACTCGAGGACCTCGGATTGTCGGACGTCGCCGTCGTCGTCACCGACACCTGTGGTCGGCCGTTCCGACACGGACAACGCGGCGTCGCGATCGGCTGGGCGGGGATGCCCGCGAGCCGTGACTGGCGCGGCGAACGCGACCGCGATGGCCGGGAACTCGGCGTCACCGTCCAGTCGGTGGTCGACGAACTCGCGGCGGCAGCGAATCTCGTCACCGGCGAGGGAGCCGACGGCACGCCCGCGGTCGTCGTTCGTGACTGGGACTTTGGCGACTTAGAGGGCAGCGACGAACTGTTCAGATCGGTCGAGGACGACCTCGTCCGAAAGGCACTGCGAGAGTGGGAGTTCGACCAATGA
- a CDS encoding MarR family transcriptional regulator: MPIDIETFERESEFDSERTNAERILSFLLTNDDKAFRRQEIADATDIDPNAVSAVLSRLKERNLVRHKPPYWAVGDRERIRRAVDFSLSLETLNERLGTEDMDEWRDAAADGPHPNEREHE, encoded by the coding sequence ATGCCGATCGATATCGAAACGTTCGAGCGGGAATCCGAGTTCGACTCTGAGCGGACGAACGCGGAGCGGATTCTCTCTTTTCTTCTCACGAACGACGACAAGGCGTTTCGTCGGCAGGAGATCGCCGATGCGACGGATATCGATCCGAATGCCGTCAGTGCAGTGTTGAGTCGGTTGAAGGAGCGAAATCTCGTCCGACACAAGCCACCGTACTGGGCGGTCGGCGATCGGGAGCGCATCCGAAGAGCAGTCGATTTCAGTCTGAGTCTCGAGACGCTGAACGAGCGACTCGGTACCGAGGATATGGACGAATGGCGCGACGCCGCTGCTGACGGGCCGCATCCAAACGAACGAGAGCACGAATGA
- a CDS encoding growth inhibitor: protein MKYERGDVVEVGDPFDEEKPSRPFVICNTEEHPFDGEQYVAVTLTTRTWYDETISVTEDDFIDGELPKRSFLVPWGVVSLNHDEILEWFGRIEDARVDEAVDRLVEYLRE from the coding sequence ATGAAGTACGAACGCGGAGACGTCGTCGAAGTCGGCGATCCGTTCGACGAGGAAAAGCCCAGTCGCCCGTTCGTCATCTGCAACACCGAAGAACATCCGTTCGACGGCGAGCAATACGTCGCGGTGACGCTCACGACCAGAACGTGGTACGACGAGACGATCTCGGTCACCGAAGACGACTTTATCGACGGCGAATTGCCAAAGCGGAGTTTCCTCGTTCCCTGGGGTGTCGTATCGCTGAACCACGACGAAATTCTCGAGTGGTTCGGCCGAATCGAAGACGCTCGCGTAGACGAAGCGGTCGATCGACTCGTCGAATATTTGCGAGAGTAA